From Leptolyngbya sp. KIOST-1, one genomic window encodes:
- a CDS encoding NfeD family protein has protein sequence MNLTHTLELFDTPKAARVDCPITAQLEGRVYYQGTYWPARIYEGVIDAASTALAPSSWVSVVGRYGLTLLIVPL, from the coding sequence ATGAATCTGACCCACACCCTGGAACTTTTTGACACCCCCAAAGCCGCCCGCGTCGACTGCCCGATTACCGCACAACTGGAGGGACGGGTCTACTACCAGGGCACCTACTGGCCCGCTCGCATCTATGAAGGCGTCATCGACGCCGCCAGCACCGCCCTGGCCCCCTCCAGCTGGGTGTCGGTGGTGGGGCGCTACGGCCTAACCCTGCTGATTGTGCCCCTCTGA
- a CDS encoding nicotinate phosphoribosyltransferase — MTYSALLAAPADYGLLTDLYQLTMASCYAGEGVADRRASFELFARRLPANYGYLIAMGLAQAIDYLANLRFSARHLEALRQTGLFDRAPAEFWQRLETGVFTGDLWAVPEGTAVFANQPLLRVEAPLWQAQIAETYLLNTLNYQTLVATRAARLRDVAGPAVKLLEFGTRRAFSPQGALWAARAALAAGLDETSNVLAAVELGRRPAGTMAHALVMVFAALEGSEDDAFEAFQRYFPGSALLIDTYDTVAAAARLANQGNPVAAVRLDSGDLVALSQAVRSHLPETKILASGDLDEYEIARLQRAGAAIDGYGLGTKLVTGDPVNGVYKLVDIDGTAVMKESSHKATLPGRKQIFRRYDRGQAVADRLGLVDEPPAPGEQPLLQLMVKQGEPLQEVESLDAIAARTAASVASLPAAVRQLEQPAAYPVALSDALAELTARTRRGPQPQSQS, encoded by the coding sequence ATGACCTATTCAGCGCTTCTGGCCGCCCCCGCAGACTACGGTTTGCTGACCGATCTCTACCAACTCACCATGGCCAGCTGTTACGCCGGGGAAGGGGTAGCCGATCGCCGCGCCAGTTTTGAGCTGTTTGCCCGACGCTTGCCCGCCAACTACGGCTACCTGATTGCCATGGGGCTGGCCCAGGCGATCGACTACCTGGCCAATCTGCGCTTTTCAGCGCGCCATCTGGAGGCTCTACGGCAGACCGGTCTGTTTGACCGCGCCCCGGCGGAGTTCTGGCAGCGGCTGGAAACGGGTGTCTTTACCGGCGACCTGTGGGCGGTGCCGGAGGGGACGGCGGTCTTTGCCAACCAGCCGCTGCTGCGGGTGGAAGCCCCCCTGTGGCAGGCCCAAATCGCCGAGACCTACCTGCTCAACACCCTCAACTACCAGACCCTGGTGGCCACCCGCGCCGCCCGCCTGCGGGATGTGGCTGGGCCAGCGGTCAAACTGCTGGAGTTTGGCACTCGCCGCGCCTTTAGCCCCCAGGGGGCGCTGTGGGCGGCGCGGGCGGCCCTGGCGGCGGGGCTGGACGAAACCTCCAACGTGCTGGCCGCCGTTGAGCTGGGGCGACGGCCAGCGGGCACCATGGCCCACGCCCTGGTCATGGTCTTTGCCGCCCTGGAGGGCAGCGAAGACGATGCCTTCGAGGCGTTTCAGCGCTACTTTCCCGGCTCGGCTCTGCTGATTGACACCTACGATACGGTGGCGGCGGCGGCTCGGCTGGCCAACCAGGGTAACCCGGTGGCGGCGGTGCGGCTCGACTCGGGGGATCTGGTGGCGCTGTCTCAGGCGGTGCGATCGCATCTGCCCGAGACCAAAATCCTGGCCAGCGGCGACCTGGACGAGTACGAAATTGCCCGACTCCAGCGGGCCGGGGCAGCGATCGACGGTTACGGTCTGGGCACCAAACTGGTGACCGGCGATCCTGTGAACGGGGTGTACAAGCTGGTGGACATTGACGGCACAGCGGTGATGAAGGAATCGAGCCACAAGGCGACGCTGCCGGGGCGCAAGCAAATTTTTCGCCGCTACGATCGGGGGCAGGCGGTGGCCGATCGCCTCGGCCTGGTAGACGAGCCCCCTGCCCCCGGCGAGCAGCCCCTGTTGCAGCTCATGGTCAAGCAGGGTGAGCCCTTGCAGGAGGTAGAATCGCTGGATGCGATCGCGGCCCGCACCGCCGCCTCGGTGGCCAGCCTGCCCGCCGCCGTGCGGCAGCTGGAGCAGCCCGCCGCCTACCCCGTCGCCCTCTCCGATGCCCTAGCCGAGCTGACGGCGCGCACCCGTCGCGGCCCGCAGCCCCAGTCCCAGTCCTGA
- a CDS encoding nicotinate-nucleotide adenylyltransferase, which produces MTSPERSTDRATGLHVALFGTSADPPHRGHAAILAWLATQFDHVAVWTANNPFKAHQTDLGDRFRMLELLIDELDAPPQRVQVHPELSHRRTVVTLERARQIWPGARFALVVGADLVEQLPSWYRAEEILSAVNVLVIPRPGYDLTETGLASLRQRTTVTIAAMPAIDASSSRYRQCDDAHPQLTPAVQAYIAQHHLYPCPQNSTAPLTTP; this is translated from the coding sequence ATGACCTCACCGGAACGTTCCACCGATCGCGCCACCGGGCTCCACGTTGCCCTGTTTGGCACCAGCGCCGACCCGCCCCATCGGGGACACGCCGCCATTTTGGCCTGGCTGGCCACCCAGTTTGACCACGTGGCGGTGTGGACGGCCAACAACCCGTTTAAAGCCCACCAGACCGACCTGGGCGATCGCTTTCGCATGCTGGAGCTGCTGATTGACGAGCTAGACGCCCCGCCCCAGCGGGTGCAGGTGCACCCCGAACTCAGCCACCGGCGCACCGTCGTCACCCTGGAGCGGGCGCGGCAAATTTGGCCGGGGGCCAGGTTTGCGCTGGTGGTCGGGGCCGACCTGGTGGAGCAGTTGCCCAGCTGGTATCGGGCCGAGGAGATCCTCTCGGCGGTGAACGTGCTGGTGATTCCGCGCCCTGGGTACGACCTCACCGAGACGGGCCTGGCCAGTCTGCGGCAGCGCACCACCGTGACCATTGCGGCCATGCCCGCGATCGACGCCTCCTCCTCGCGCTATCGTCAGTGCGACGATGCCCACCCCCAGCTCACCCCCGCCGTGCAGGCCTACATTGCCCAACACCACCTCTACCCATGTCCGCAAAACTCCACCGCACCTCTGACCACCCCCTAA
- a CDS encoding NUDIX hydrolase: MSAKLHRTSDHPLSPVPLADFKVGVDNAIFSVDTQQNRLLVLVVMRPDPPFAGYWSLPGTLVRQGESLEDAAYRVLAEKIRVNTLYLEQLYTFGGPNRDPREAPTAFDVRYLSVSYFALVRFEDAELIADGVSGIAWYPLAQVPQLAFDHNEILAYGYRRLRNKLEYSPIAFDVLPEAFTLGDLYQLYVTVLGEGFADYSNFRARLLKLGFLQDTGHKTSRGAGRPASLYRFDAVAFEPLKDKPMVFI, from the coding sequence ATGTCCGCAAAACTCCACCGCACCTCTGACCACCCCCTAAGCCCGGTGCCCCTGGCCGACTTCAAGGTGGGGGTAGACAACGCCATTTTCTCTGTCGATACCCAGCAAAACCGGCTGCTGGTGCTGGTGGTGATGCGACCCGACCCACCCTTTGCGGGCTACTGGAGCCTGCCCGGCACCCTGGTGCGCCAGGGCGAGTCCCTGGAGGACGCGGCCTACCGCGTGCTGGCCGAAAAAATTCGGGTCAATACGCTCTACCTGGAGCAGCTCTACACCTTCGGCGGTCCCAATCGCGACCCCCGCGAGGCCCCGACCGCCTTTGACGTGCGCTACCTCTCGGTCAGCTACTTCGCCCTGGTGCGCTTCGAAGACGCCGAGCTGATTGCCGACGGCGTCAGCGGCATTGCCTGGTATCCCCTGGCCCAGGTGCCCCAGCTGGCCTTCGATCACAACGAAATTCTGGCCTACGGCTATCGCCGCCTGCGCAACAAGCTGGAGTACAGCCCGATCGCCTTCGACGTGTTGCCCGAGGCATTTACCCTGGGCGACCTCTACCAGCTCTACGTCACCGTGCTGGGGGAGGGCTTTGCCGACTATTCCAACTTTCGCGCCCGGCTGCTCAAGCTGGGCTTTTTGCAGGATACCGGCCACAAGACCTCGCGGGGGGCCGGACGCCCCGCCAGCCTGTACCGCTTCGATGCTGTGGCCTTTGAACCTTTAAAAGACAAGCCGATGGTGTTTATTTAA
- a CDS encoding DNA-methyltransferase has translation MKVRAPKNRTIDLTNEDRERFSQGLIRLDGDRALADLLNQTICQDVLEALRHLPPNFVDLLIVDPPYNLTKTFNGQTFRQCDRPTYTAWLERWITQLKPALKPSASAYFCADWATSTVLYPVLEKHFTVRNRITWEREKGRGAQANWKNASEDIWFCTVSETYTFNVEAVKLKRQVLAPYRTLAGQPKDWDDTGAKNYRLTHPSNLWTDITVPFWSMVENTDHPTQKPEKLVAKLLLASSNPGDVVLDPFLGSGTTAVVAKKLGRQYLGIEQDPDYCCLAEKRLALAGTDPTIQGYADGVFWERNTLNAQRSRPKKSTSKA, from the coding sequence ATGAAAGTCAGAGCACCTAAAAATCGAACTATAGATCTCACCAATGAGGACCGAGAGAGATTTTCCCAGGGGCTAATTCGCCTGGATGGCGATCGCGCCCTCGCCGACCTTCTCAATCAAACCATCTGTCAGGATGTGCTGGAGGCCCTGCGGCATCTGCCGCCAAACTTTGTCGATTTGCTGATTGTCGATCCCCCCTACAACCTGACTAAAACCTTTAACGGTCAAACCTTTCGGCAGTGCGATCGCCCCACCTACACCGCCTGGCTTGAGCGTTGGATAACTCAGCTCAAGCCAGCGCTCAAGCCCAGTGCCTCCGCCTATTTCTGCGCCGACTGGGCCACCTCAACCGTCCTGTATCCAGTCCTGGAGAAACACTTTACAGTCAGAAATCGCATCACCTGGGAGCGCGAAAAAGGCCGCGGTGCCCAGGCCAACTGGAAGAACGCCAGCGAAGACATCTGGTTTTGCACCGTCTCCGAAACCTACACCTTCAATGTGGAGGCGGTAAAGCTCAAGCGCCAGGTGCTGGCCCCCTACAGAACCCTGGCCGGGCAACCCAAAGACTGGGACGATACAGGGGCAAAAAACTACCGGCTCACCCACCCCTCCAACCTCTGGACTGACATCACCGTGCCCTTCTGGTCCATGGTCGAAAACACCGATCACCCCACCCAAAAACCCGAAAAGCTGGTGGCCAAACTGCTGCTGGCCAGTTCCAACCCCGGCGACGTCGTGCTCGATCCCTTCCTGGGCAGCGGCACGACCGCTGTGGTCGCCAAAAAGCTGGGGCGGCAGTACCTCGGCATTGAGCAAGACCCGGACTACTGCTGCCTGGCCGAGAAACGCTTGGCTCTGGCCGGCACCGACCCCACCATTCAGGGCTACGCCGACGGTGTGTTTTGGGAGCGCAACACCCTCAACGCCCAGCGCAGTCGCCCCAAAAAATCCACCTCTAAGGCCTGA
- a CDS encoding NAD+ synthase: MKFAIAQLNPTIGDLAHNAQQVLDAARQADRLGAQVLVTTELVLCGYPPRDLLLRPGFIQAMADTLATLAGDLPPHLAVLVGYAAANPKARYSGEKPLFNSTALLQGGRVQQVFHKQLLPTYDVFDENRYFAAGQGPSSFTLPCGDWGIRIGVTICEDLWNDEEFWGGRSYPRNPIADLAEAGVDVIVNLSASPYSLNKAQLRAAMLAHSATRFRCPILYVNQVGANDDLIFDGTSMAFNRQGELVAQLPAFQAGLAVVEYDPVEHDLGPAAIAPLPRDENEALWSALVLGVRDYTHKCGFSKTVIGLSGGIDSALVAVIAAAALGPGNVLGVLMPSPYSSDHSLSDALALAQNLGIAHQTLAIGPLMTAYDQVLDPLFAGTSPGIAEENIQSRIRGNLLMAISNKFGHLLLSTGNKSEMAVGYCTLYGDMNGGLAVIADLPKTRVYALCRWLNQRVMEGGDLGDLGELGDRANHLTAGLIPQHILDKPPSAELKPGQVDQDSLPPYEVLDDILERLVQRHESVAEMVAAGHDATLVDRVVRLVARAEFKRRQAPPVLKVTDRAFGMGWRMPIANRWTSEVKAVAQPSDPEPLLHT, encoded by the coding sequence ATGAAATTCGCGATCGCTCAGCTCAATCCCACCATTGGCGACCTGGCCCACAACGCTCAGCAGGTGCTCGATGCCGCCCGCCAGGCCGATCGCCTGGGGGCGCAGGTGCTGGTCACCACCGAGCTAGTGCTGTGCGGCTACCCCCCGAGAGATCTGCTGCTGCGGCCTGGGTTTATTCAGGCCATGGCCGATACCCTGGCAACCCTGGCCGGGGATCTACCCCCCCACCTGGCGGTGCTGGTCGGCTACGCCGCCGCCAACCCCAAGGCCCGCTACTCCGGTGAAAAGCCCCTGTTCAACAGCACCGCCCTGCTCCAGGGCGGACGGGTGCAGCAGGTGTTCCACAAGCAGTTGCTGCCCACCTACGATGTGTTCGACGAAAATCGCTACTTCGCGGCGGGTCAGGGGCCGAGCAGTTTTACCCTGCCCTGTGGCGACTGGGGTATTCGAATAGGGGTCACCATCTGTGAAGACCTGTGGAACGACGAGGAGTTCTGGGGCGGGCGCAGCTACCCCCGCAACCCGATCGCCGACCTGGCTGAGGCGGGTGTGGACGTCATCGTCAACCTCTCCGCCTCCCCCTACTCGCTCAACAAAGCCCAGCTCCGCGCCGCCATGCTGGCCCACAGCGCCACCCGGTTCCGCTGCCCCATCCTCTACGTCAACCAGGTGGGGGCCAACGACGACCTGATCTTCGACGGCACCAGCATGGCCTTCAACCGCCAGGGCGAGCTGGTGGCGCAGCTGCCGGCCTTTCAGGCCGGGCTGGCGGTAGTGGAGTACGACCCGGTTGAGCACGACCTTGGCCCCGCCGCCATTGCCCCCCTGCCCAGGGATGAAAACGAGGCCCTTTGGTCGGCCCTGGTGCTGGGGGTGCGTGACTACACTCACAAGTGTGGATTCTCCAAGACCGTCATTGGCCTCAGCGGCGGCATTGACTCGGCCCTGGTGGCGGTGATCGCCGCCGCCGCCCTCGGCCCCGGCAACGTGCTGGGGGTACTTATGCCCTCCCCCTACAGCTCTGACCACTCCCTCAGCGATGCCCTGGCCCTGGCCCAAAATCTGGGCATCGCCCATCAGACCCTGGCCATTGGCCCCCTGATGACCGCCTACGACCAGGTGCTCGACCCCCTGTTTGCGGGCACCAGCCCCGGCATCGCCGAGGAAAACATCCAGTCGCGCATTCGCGGCAACCTGCTGATGGCCATTTCCAACAAGTTTGGCCACCTGCTGCTGTCCACGGGCAACAAGTCGGAGATGGCGGTGGGCTACTGCACCCTCTACGGCGACATGAATGGCGGCCTGGCGGTGATTGCCGACCTGCCCAAAACGCGGGTCTATGCCCTCTGCCGATGGCTCAACCAGCGGGTGATGGAGGGTGGCGATCTGGGCGATTTGGGGGAACTGGGCGATCGCGCCAACCACCTCACCGCAGGCCTCATCCCCCAGCACATTCTCGACAAGCCCCCCAGCGCCGAACTCAAGCCCGGCCAGGTGGACCAGGACTCCCTGCCCCCCTACGAGGTGCTGGACGACATTCTGGAGCGGCTGGTGCAGCGCCACGAGTCGGTGGCCGAAATGGTCGCCGCTGGCCATGACGCCACCCTGGTCGATCGGGTGGTGCGGCTGGTGGCCCGGGCTGAGTTCAAGCGGCGGCAGGCTCCGCCGGTGCTCAAGGTCACCGATCGCGCCTTTGGCATGGGCTGGCGCATGCCGATCGCCAACCGCTGGACCAGTGAAGTCAAGGCAGTGGCCCAGCCGTCCGACCCTGAGCCACTCTTGCACACCTAG
- a CDS encoding (Fe-S)-binding protein: protein MPTSESSAPPAWPTSDSVANGFDAQHPPDPKLIDACVHCGFCLTTCPSYRVLGTEMDSPRGRIYLMDAINGGEAPLSAASAQHFDSCLGCLACTTACPSGVQYDQLIAAVRPQVERNHARPWPERLVRSLIFSLFPYPTRLRAVAGPLYLYQKLGLSKLVQSTGLLTKLSPSLAAMESLLPPITAESLTDDLPELVPAVGQTRYRVGMVLGCVQRVFFSDVNAATARVLAANGCELVIPHAQGCCAALPAHQGQEAQAQDLACRMIDCFETANVDFVVINAAGCGHTLKEYHHILQDDPEYRDRAKAFVAKVRDVQEFLAQVGLTTPLHPIAEGNLPVVYQDACHLLHGQKISLQPRQLLRQIPGVTLREPIDAALCCGSAGVYNMLHPEVAAELGQMKVRNLLNTGATLVASPNPGCSLQIQQHMETQERSLPLFHPIELLDHSIRGVPLPLKTNG from the coding sequence ATGCCGACCTCAGAGTCTTCAGCACCCCCTGCTTGGCCCACCTCCGACAGTGTTGCTAACGGCTTCGATGCCCAGCACCCCCCCGACCCCAAGCTGATCGATGCCTGCGTGCACTGCGGATTTTGCCTCACCACCTGCCCCAGCTACCGGGTGCTCGGCACAGAGATGGACTCGCCCCGGGGCCGCATCTACCTAATGGATGCGATCAACGGTGGCGAAGCGCCCCTGTCGGCCGCCTCGGCCCAGCACTTCGACTCCTGCCTCGGCTGCTTGGCCTGCACCACCGCCTGTCCGTCGGGGGTGCAGTATGACCAGCTGATTGCGGCGGTGCGGCCCCAGGTGGAGCGCAACCACGCTCGGCCCTGGCCAGAGCGGCTGGTGCGATCGCTGATCTTCAGCCTGTTCCCCTACCCCACCCGGCTGCGGGCGGTAGCTGGTCCCCTGTACCTGTACCAAAAGCTGGGCCTCTCCAAGCTGGTGCAGAGCACTGGGCTGCTGACCAAACTCTCCCCCAGCCTGGCAGCGATGGAATCGCTGCTGCCGCCGATCACCGCTGAGAGCCTGACTGACGACCTGCCCGAACTGGTGCCTGCGGTGGGCCAGACCCGGTACCGGGTGGGCATGGTGCTGGGCTGTGTGCAGCGGGTGTTTTTCTCCGATGTCAATGCTGCCACCGCGCGGGTGCTGGCCGCCAACGGCTGCGAGCTCGTCATTCCCCACGCCCAGGGGTGCTGCGCGGCGCTACCCGCCCACCAGGGGCAGGAGGCCCAGGCCCAGGATCTGGCCTGCCGCATGATCGACTGCTTTGAGACCGCCAATGTTGATTTTGTGGTGATCAACGCAGCGGGCTGCGGTCACACCCTGAAGGAGTACCACCACATTCTGCAGGATGACCCGGAGTATCGCGATCGCGCCAAAGCCTTTGTTGCCAAAGTTCGCGATGTCCAGGAATTTTTGGCCCAGGTGGGCCTGACCACGCCCCTGCACCCCATCGCCGAGGGCAATTTGCCGGTTGTTTACCAGGATGCCTGCCACCTGCTCCACGGGCAAAAAATTAGCCTTCAGCCCCGCCAGCTGCTGCGCCAGATCCCTGGGGTTACCCTGCGGGAGCCGATCGATGCGGCCCTCTGCTGCGGCAGTGCCGGAGTCTACAACATGCTGCACCCCGAGGTGGCGGCCGAACTGGGGCAGATGAAAGTCAGGAATTTGCTGAATACCGGCGCGACTCTGGTAGCCTCCCCCAACCCCGGCTGTTCCCTGCAAATTCAGCAGCATATGGAGACCCAGGAGCGCTCCCTGCCTCTATTTCACCCGATCGAGCTGCTCGATCACTCCATTCGTGGGGTGCCGCTGCCGCTGAAGACGAATGGCTAA
- a CDS encoding PAP/fibrillin family protein, whose amino-acid sequence MTPVHHRRLQLKTQLLQQIETLEPEDAILPAEHPAIDQIICELEALNPIDQPLRPEHWPMLLGSWALVYASQGTVVTRRLGRQLPLPVRIQRVWQRLTNPEVTADAMVKDQPLGAMAKDQPLGAIATENGAVLSLPFLGELTATAQGIWQPFEEGESARVSFGAFSVQATRLLGITGLNLPQITVPVLEFLRQEALWITSYLDEDLRFGRGATGNLFVFRR is encoded by the coding sequence ATGACTCCTGTCCACCACCGTCGCCTTCAGCTCAAAACCCAGCTGCTCCAGCAGATCGAGACCCTGGAACCCGAGGATGCCATTCTGCCCGCTGAGCACCCTGCGATCGATCAGATCATCTGTGAGCTAGAGGCCCTCAACCCCATCGATCAGCCCCTGCGTCCGGAGCACTGGCCGATGCTGTTGGGGTCCTGGGCGCTGGTGTACGCCTCCCAGGGCACGGTGGTCACCCGCCGTCTGGGTCGCCAGCTACCGCTGCCGGTCAGGATTCAGCGGGTCTGGCAACGGCTGACTAACCCTGAGGTCACAGCCGATGCGATGGTCAAAGACCAGCCCCTGGGGGCGATGGCCAAAGACCAGCCCCTGGGGGCGATCGCCACCGAGAACGGTGCCGTGCTCTCGCTGCCGTTCCTGGGCGAACTGACTGCCACTGCCCAGGGCATCTGGCAGCCCTTCGAAGAAGGCGAAAGCGCCCGGGTAAGCTTTGGGGCCTTTAGCGTGCAGGCCACCCGACTTCTGGGTATTACCGGGCTGAACCTACCGCAAATTACCGTGCCAGTGCTGGAGTTTCTGCGCCAGGAAGCCCTGTGGATTACCTCGTATCTGGATGAAGACCTGCGGTTTGGGCGCGGCGCTACGGGCAACCTGTTTGTATTTCGGCGGTAG
- a CDS encoding PHP domain-containing protein, which yields MVATPHLSSLSQRPRTGDAEMLREIFAAVDATSCPYTYNFHMHTACSDGKLTPAGLMEQVVDIGLSAFAITDHHTVKGYQQAKAWLEDWQWRNPTSLRRRQGGRGGAIPRLFTGVEITAILAETEVHILGYGFSPGHDAIEPYLRGYAPRGDAKLAAMVIAAIQAAGGIAVLAHPARYRVSAKSLIPIAAALGIDGVETYYAYTNPEAWVPCPRHTPTVEQLAQAYGLLTTCGTDTHGPSLLRRL from the coding sequence ATGGTTGCAACTCCCCATCTCAGCTCCCTTAGCCAGCGTCCTCGCACCGGGGATGCCGAAATGCTGAGAGAAATTTTTGCCGCAGTGGACGCAACCAGCTGCCCCTACACCTACAACTTCCACATGCACACCGCTTGCTCGGACGGCAAGCTGACCCCCGCTGGCCTGATGGAGCAGGTGGTAGATATTGGCCTCAGCGCCTTCGCTATCACCGATCACCACACCGTCAAGGGCTACCAGCAGGCCAAGGCCTGGCTCGAAGACTGGCAGTGGCGCAACCCCACCTCCCTCCGCCGTCGCCAGGGGGGACGGGGCGGGGCTATTCCTCGACTGTTTACAGGGGTAGAAATTACCGCCATTCTGGCCGAAACCGAAGTGCATATCTTGGGCTACGGCTTTTCGCCTGGCCACGATGCGATCGAACCTTACCTGCGGGGCTACGCGCCCCGGGGCGATGCCAAGCTGGCGGCGATGGTGATTGCAGCTATTCAGGCGGCTGGGGGCATTGCCGTGCTGGCTCACCCGGCCCGCTATCGGGTTTCGGCCAAAAGCCTAATTCCTATTGCGGCGGCCCTGGGCATTGACGGCGTGGAAACCTACTATGCCTACACCAACCCTGAAGCCTGGGTGCCCTGCCCTCGCCACACCCCCACCGTGGAGCAGTTGGCCCAAGCCTACGGGCTGCTGACCACCTGCGGCACCGACACCCACGGCCCCAGCCTGCTGCGGCGACTGTAG
- a CDS encoding DUF3082 domain-containing protein — MPTFPMPDDPTSASSPAATPVARILQCFSGAFVAGTIAVLAYRLMISIAANFAAHPVVSDNPAVANISSAVRTLVVGMAALGSGVFGLAGLGLFLLGLQWLVQRLMGRPAPSKES, encoded by the coding sequence TTGCCAACCTTTCCCATGCCCGACGACCCGACCTCCGCCAGTTCCCCTGCCGCAACCCCCGTCGCCAGAATTTTGCAATGCTTTAGCGGTGCGTTTGTGGCGGGCACTATCGCCGTGCTGGCCTACCGCCTGATGATCTCCATTGCCGCTAACTTTGCCGCTCATCCGGTGGTCTCAGACAATCCGGCGGTTGCCAACATTTCATCGGCGGTGCGCACCCTGGTAGTAGGAATGGCGGCCCTGGGGTCCGGCGTATTTGGACTGGCCGGACTGGGATTGTTCTTGCTGGGTCTGCAATGGCTGGTGCAGCGTCTGATGGGTCGGCCCGCCCCCAGCAAAGAGTCCTAG
- a CDS encoding protein adenylyltransferase SelO: MTAANPLLALDYLPALESLGDDYYDVVSAAEFPQHRLRFRNDDLVRRLGLDPAAVSDGDFIEAFGKFQGREPFLALRYHGYQFGEYNPFLGDGRGFLYGQVRGIDGTLYDFGTKGSGTTPYSRGGDGRLTLKGGVREVLAAEALHALGVNTSRAFSLVETGEALWRGDEPSPTRSSVLVRFSQSHIRFGTFERLEYHNRPDLIAKLLEHVIDVYYPEARLFTDAQERYLHFYGELCDRVARLAAQWMSVGFCHGVLNTDNMSITGESFDYGPYAFMDGYDPRFTAAYFDYAGRYSYGNQPLICQMNLKALQKPLKLIMPEAELETALEPFKDRYETYYRQRMLQKLGFEQLDADLATALVNQTIDLLSAVQVGYHDFFFALTEQFSPRWREQAGDIFSTTLQASDSAAAAQLEPWRQIYHRCLQSLKAEQMEQVAALLKGTNPQTVLLRPEIEAVWEPITTEDNWQPFYDLLDKIQHPFGQIGQT, encoded by the coding sequence ATGACCGCCGCAAACCCCCTGCTTGCCCTCGACTACCTACCTGCCCTGGAGTCTCTGGGCGACGACTACTACGATGTGGTTTCCGCCGCCGAGTTTCCGCAGCACCGGCTGCGCTTTCGCAACGACGACCTGGTGCGGCGGCTCGGCCTCGACCCCGCCGCCGTCAGCGATGGCGACTTTATCGAAGCCTTCGGCAAATTTCAGGGGCGCGAGCCCTTTTTGGCCCTGCGCTACCACGGCTACCAGTTTGGCGAATACAACCCTTTTCTGGGCGACGGGCGCGGCTTTCTCTACGGCCAGGTGCGCGGCATCGACGGCACCCTCTACGACTTTGGCACCAAAGGCTCGGGCACCACGCCCTACTCCCGCGGTGGCGACGGCAGGCTCACCCTCAAGGGCGGCGTGCGGGAGGTACTGGCGGCAGAGGCGCTCCACGCCCTGGGGGTGAACACCTCCCGCGCTTTCAGCCTGGTCGAAACAGGCGAAGCCCTGTGGCGCGGCGACGAGCCCTCCCCGACGCGATCGTCGGTGCTGGTGCGGTTCAGCCAGTCCCACATTCGCTTTGGCACCTTTGAGCGGCTGGAGTACCACAACCGCCCCGACCTGATTGCCAAGCTGCTAGAGCATGTCATCGACGTTTACTATCCCGAGGCGCGGCTGTTTACCGATGCCCAGGAGCGCTACCTGCATTTCTACGGGGAACTGTGCGATCGCGTCGCCCGCTTGGCCGCCCAGTGGATGTCGGTGGGCTTTTGCCACGGCGTGCTCAACACCGACAACATGTCGATCACTGGCGAAAGTTTCGACTACGGCCCCTACGCCTTTATGGATGGCTACGACCCCCGCTTCACCGCCGCCTACTTCGACTACGCCGGCCGCTACAGCTACGGCAACCAGCCGCTGATCTGTCAGATGAACCTCAAGGCACTGCAAAAACCCCTCAAGCTGATCATGCCCGAAGCTGAGCTAGAAACAGCTTTAGAACCCTTCAAGGATCGCTACGAGACCTACTACCGGCAGCGCATGCTGCAGAAGTTGGGATTTGAGCAGCTAGACGCCGATCTGGCCACCGCCCTGGTCAATCAGACGATCGACCTGCTCAGTGCCGTCCAGGTGGGCTACCACGACTTCTTTTTTGCCCTCACTGAGCAGTTTTCCCCCCGCTGGCGTGAGCAGGCCGGTGACATATTTAGCACCACCCTGCAAGCCTCGGACTCGGCGGCAGCGGCCCAACTCGAACCGTGGCGGCAAATCTACCACCGCTGCTTGCAAAGCCTCAAGGCCGAGCAAATGGAGCAAGTGGCCGCATTGCTCAAGGGCACCAACCCGCAAACGGTGCTGCTGCGTCCCGAAATTGAGGCAGTCTGGGAGCCCATCACCACCGAGGACAACTGGCAGCCCTTCTACGATTTACTCGACAAAATTCAGCATCCTTTTGGGCAAATTGGACAAACCTGA